Proteins encoded within one genomic window of Flavobacterium gilvum:
- a CDS encoding O-antigen ligase family protein has protein sequence MILELLLVGAFLIYCFQVSEKRILYLIFFLLPIHGSIKYLVFKGGGEIFAIWKELGILALFFRTLHVKNYASAEISKTFLIFSLFIIAYTMIGFGDGYQIAGAFKKLFFPVFLTISISKIRFTRSEAKMFFLVILLGSLIINITGIVDFVSPSMRYIFRSIMGASFQEGSDGTVYYDNSSMQIMGIDRVCGLMAGGPNQMGVFNSAILILGLFCWINKGSFKFSRSQIWCLLTCLGASSFCLLTSFSRAGWAILIITFIYVLIVDKHFRRLGLKYIVMALFFAVIVIFSVPKFFFIIESTLSGKEASSAARSDMTMDALNYLFDNPEGKGLGATDFAHTHLNTGLYFAESSLINFGIELGVVGVVLLLILKFKIGFLIRKNIARNGFASIGYGFLVAFIITSAVSVNTYENPFIYYAWMIFGLSLNTKIFYRRSSRKQIIKKNENKDIYYSCNI, from the coding sequence ATGATATTAGAACTTTTATTGGTTGGCGCATTTTTGATCTACTGTTTTCAGGTTTCAGAGAAACGTATTCTTTATTTAATTTTTTTTTTATTGCCTATTCATGGTTCTATTAAGTATTTGGTATTTAAAGGCGGGGGAGAGATATTTGCTATATGGAAGGAATTGGGAATATTAGCATTATTTTTTCGGACACTCCATGTCAAGAATTATGCATCAGCTGAAATTTCGAAAACCTTTCTAATATTTTCTCTATTTATTATTGCGTATACAATGATTGGGTTTGGCGATGGTTACCAAATTGCTGGAGCATTCAAAAAGCTTTTTTTTCCTGTTTTTTTAACAATCTCAATATCTAAGATTCGCTTTACCCGCTCAGAAGCCAAAATGTTTTTTCTGGTAATTCTATTGGGTAGTTTGATAATTAATATTACGGGAATAGTAGACTTTGTATCCCCTTCCATGCGTTATATTTTTAGAAGTATAATGGGAGCTTCTTTTCAGGAAGGAAGTGATGGAACTGTTTATTATGATAACTCATCGATGCAGATTATGGGTATTGATCGGGTATGTGGCCTTATGGCAGGAGGTCCTAATCAAATGGGGGTATTTAATAGTGCAATATTGATTTTAGGCTTATTTTGTTGGATCAACAAAGGGAGTTTCAAATTTTCGCGTTCTCAAATATGGTGTTTATTAACCTGTTTAGGAGCTTCGTCTTTTTGCTTGTTAACGTCTTTTTCACGGGCTGGGTGGGCTATTTTGATAATCACTTTTATTTATGTTTTGATTGTTGATAAGCATTTTAGGCGCTTAGGATTAAAATACATTGTCATGGCTTTGTTTTTTGCGGTAATTGTAATCTTTAGTGTGCCTAAGTTCTTTTTTATAATTGAATCTACCCTTTCGGGTAAAGAGGCGAGCTCAGCTGCCAGAAGTGATATGACGATGGATGCATTGAATTATTTGTTTGACAATCCTGAGGGGAAAGGTCTTGGAGCAACAGATTTTGCACATACGCATCTCAATACAGGTCTGTATTTTGCTGAATCGTCACTTATTAATTTTGGAATAGAGTTGGGCGTGGTTGGTGTAGTATTGCTATTGATTTTAAAATTCAAGATTGGTTTTTTAATCCGAAAAAACATCGCAAGAAATGGCTTTGCTTCGATAGGCTATGGCTTTTTGGTAGCATTCATTATCACTAGCGCCGTATCTGTAAATACCTATGAGAACCCATTTATTTATTATGCTTGGATGATATTTGGTTTATCTCTAAATACGAAAATATTTTATAGGAGAAGTTCCAGAAAACAAATAATAAAAAAAAATGAAAATAAAGATATCTATTATAGTTGCAACATATAA
- a CDS encoding carbonic anhydrase — protein sequence MDIKQIFENNQNWIIKQLKMDEEYFDKLGKGQSPEFLYIGCSDSRVSAEELMGLEPGRVFVHRNIANMIPNTDLNSMSVINYAVDHLKVKYIVVCGHYGCGGVHAAMQQSDLGILNPWLRNIRDVYRIHQKTLDKITDEDEKYKKLVELNVQEQCVNVIKTAEVQRAIRKRNLKVYGWIFDIHTGKLVDLNINFTEILKDITKIYKITD from the coding sequence ATGGATATTAAACAAATTTTTGAAAACAATCAAAACTGGATTATCAAGCAACTCAAAATGGATGAGGAATATTTTGATAAGTTAGGAAAAGGACAGTCTCCTGAATTCCTCTACATTGGTTGTTCAGACAGTCGTGTTTCAGCCGAAGAACTTATGGGACTGGAGCCTGGTAGAGTATTTGTGCATCGCAACATTGCTAATATGATTCCAAATACCGATCTCAATTCCATGTCGGTTATCAATTATGCTGTAGACCATTTAAAAGTAAAGTATATTGTGGTTTGTGGCCATTATGGCTGTGGAGGCGTGCATGCCGCAATGCAGCAATCGGATTTGGGGATATTAAATCCTTGGCTAAGAAACATTCGAGATGTTTACAGAATTCACCAGAAAACATTGGACAAAATAACCGATGAAGACGAAAAATACAAAAAACTGGTAGAATTGAATGTTCAGGAACAATGTGTCAATGTCATTAAAACAGCCGAAGTTCAACGAGCCATCAGAAAACGAAATTTAAAAGTATATGGATGGATTTTTGATATTCACACCGGAAAATTAGTCGACCTGAATATCAACTTTACTGAAATATTAAAAGATATTACCAAGATTTATAAAATAACAGATTAA
- a CDS encoding glycosyltransferase family 2 protein has translation MKIKISIIVATYNAQKYLQNCLDSIIPQLNESIELIIIDGGSKDETINIIKSNQQHISCFVTEPDKGIYDAWNKGIQKATADWIMFLGSDDVLLPNALHSYMEMIRNCEDEISIISSKVRVVTFSGKQIKIIGEKWDWHKYKTGTYSLAHPGMLHKKILFEKYGYYDIQFRICSDSEFFLRTGKYLKGAFVDAISVNMQEGGMSDSYKAIVESYFIRKKNRTIPNYCNCIRFFWRCGIFSASKIKRKILYKYGKN, from the coding sequence ATGAAAATAAAGATATCTATTATAGTTGCAACATATAACGCACAGAAGTATTTGCAAAACTGCCTTGATAGTATTATTCCGCAACTCAATGAATCCATTGAATTAATTATCATAGATGGAGGGTCAAAGGATGAAACTATTAATATAATAAAAAGCAATCAACAGCATATTTCCTGTTTTGTAACAGAACCTGATAAAGGTATTTATGATGCATGGAACAAAGGGATTCAGAAAGCTACTGCTGATTGGATAATGTTTCTAGGCTCTGATGATGTATTGCTGCCTAATGCTCTTCATTCTTATATGGAAATGATACGAAATTGTGAAGATGAAATATCAATAATTAGCTCTAAAGTACGGGTAGTTACTTTCTCCGGAAAGCAGATTAAAATTATAGGCGAAAAATGGGATTGGCATAAATACAAAACAGGTACGTACTCACTAGCACATCCAGGAATGTTGCACAAAAAAATATTGTTTGAGAAATATGGCTACTATGATATCCAATTTAGAATTTGTTCTGATTCAGAATTCTTCCTAAGAACAGGAAAATATTTAAAGGGTGCATTTGTTGATGCTATCAGCGTAAATATGCAAGAGGGTGGAATGAGTGATTCCTATAAAGCCATCGTAGAATCATATTTCATACGAAAGAAAAATAGAACAATTCCCAACTATTGCAATTGTATCAGATTTTTTTGGAGATGTGGAATATTTAGTGCTTCAAAAATAAAAAGAAAAATACTATATAAATATGGGAAAAATTGA
- a CDS encoding class I SAM-dependent methyltransferase: MLFQIKSYLQFLYLSKNEHAVHSPFVFNLLTKCFYDKDFKAEYEILKKYRNSFLQNKNTIEVKDFGAGSKVFKSNTRAINEIAKNAGISTKRAQLLFRITQYLKPSNILEIGTSLGLATSALSLGNPKASITTLEGCPNTLNQCQLQLRKFNINNINFINCEFSNYLSKQQTTNDKQQTFELIYFDGNHSKKATLEYFELLLPTRSNDTVWIFDDIHWSKEMEEAWEIIIKHPKVTVSIDTYQWGLVFFRYEQPKQHFVIRS; the protein is encoded by the coding sequence ATGTTATTCCAAATAAAATCGTATCTTCAATTTCTATACCTCTCAAAAAACGAACACGCGGTGCATTCCCCTTTTGTTTTTAATTTACTGACCAAATGCTTTTATGACAAAGACTTTAAAGCAGAATATGAAATTTTAAAAAAATATAGAAATTCGTTTTTACAAAATAAAAACACGATTGAAGTAAAAGATTTTGGTGCCGGTTCCAAAGTTTTCAAATCCAATACAAGAGCGATTAACGAGATTGCCAAAAATGCTGGAATTAGCACAAAAAGAGCCCAACTATTATTTAGAATCACTCAGTATTTAAAACCTTCAAATATTTTAGAAATAGGAACATCCCTTGGATTGGCGACTTCTGCCCTTTCGTTAGGAAATCCAAAGGCTTCCATTACAACTTTGGAAGGTTGTCCAAATACGCTGAATCAATGTCAATTACAATTGCGAAAATTCAATATTAATAACATAAACTTCATCAATTGTGAATTTTCAAACTATTTAAGTAAACAACAAACAACAAACGACAAACAACAAACATTTGAATTAATATACTTTGACGGCAATCATTCAAAAAAAGCAACTCTGGAATACTTCGAACTACTTTTGCCTACCAGAAGCAACGATACGGTATGGATTTTTGATGACATCCATTGGTCTAAGGAAATGGAAGAAGCATGGGAAATTATAATAAAACACCCTAAAGTCACTGTCAGTATCGACACTTATCAATGGGGTTTGGTTTTCTTTAGATATGAACAACCCAAGCAACATTTTGTAATACGGAGTTAG
- a CDS encoding flippase — MVSTFSNNRLVKNVLSLGIVQVANYVLPLLAIPIVSRIIGPEKFGIINFVSAFVAYFTLIIGYGFNLTATRKLAQNPTDSQMRNRVFSEVFYAQIILLVFSSIIFLICLFFVPALRNEWEVSIFTFIVCISTLLTQDWLFQAMQDLPKVAILNFVSKFIFIILIILIINHQSDYIWYAFSLSISQILVSIISFIWSINRYKLKLYKINISSSIALLLEERTYFFSLVVINLYTSTNIVLLGFLTSSAQVGFYTAAQKITIIIQAILILPLRQALFPFMANKIKENVDNGIETAQKLLPIIFWPALCICIGTLFLSKYIIQILYGSAFEPAIIILQILSFIPMIIALSNIWGLTVMMNLKLDKIYFRITSISAFNSIILNLILIHYFDVIGSAIAWLLTELITLSSIFFYLNKIKIQLVGLKYFNPRYLKGLLLTYYNK, encoded by the coding sequence ATGGTGAGTACATTTAGTAATAATAGATTAGTAAAGAATGTATTGTCTCTTGGCATAGTGCAAGTTGCAAATTACGTACTCCCACTTTTGGCGATACCTATAGTTTCACGAATAATTGGCCCAGAAAAATTTGGTATTATTAATTTTGTAAGTGCATTTGTTGCTTATTTTACTTTGATTATAGGTTATGGATTCAACTTAACAGCCACAAGAAAATTGGCTCAAAATCCAACAGATAGCCAAATGAGAAATAGAGTTTTTAGCGAGGTGTTTTATGCTCAAATCATTCTTCTTGTATTTTCGAGTATTATTTTTCTTATCTGCTTGTTTTTTGTTCCTGCACTTAGAAACGAATGGGAAGTCTCAATTTTCACTTTTATTGTTTGTATAAGCACTTTACTAACTCAAGATTGGCTATTTCAAGCAATGCAGGATCTTCCAAAAGTTGCAATACTAAATTTTGTTTCAAAGTTCATTTTTATAATACTTATAATACTCATTATAAATCATCAGTCCGATTATATATGGTATGCATTTTCCTTAAGTATTTCTCAAATACTGGTCTCTATTATATCATTTATTTGGTCCATTAATAGGTACAAATTAAAGCTCTATAAAATAAATATTTCTAGCTCAATCGCTCTTCTATTGGAAGAAAGAACCTATTTTTTTTCATTGGTAGTCATAAATTTATATACAAGTACTAATATAGTACTATTGGGTTTTTTGACAAGTTCTGCTCAAGTTGGTTTTTATACTGCTGCACAAAAAATAACAATAATCATACAAGCTATCTTAATTTTGCCCTTAAGACAGGCTCTTTTCCCATTCATGGCTAATAAAATAAAAGAGAATGTTGACAATGGTATCGAAACGGCACAGAAACTATTGCCAATTATATTTTGGCCTGCATTATGCATTTGCATAGGAACTTTATTCTTAAGTAAATATATTATTCAAATTTTATATGGATCGGCGTTTGAGCCTGCAATTATCATACTTCAGATTTTGTCCTTTATTCCGATGATTATTGCTTTAAGTAACATTTGGGGCTTGACTGTCATGATGAATTTGAAATTGGACAAAATTTATTTTAGAATAACCTCAATCAGTGCTTTTAACAGCATTATTTTAAATCTCATTCTTATACATTATTTCGATGTAATTGGATCAGCAATAGCTTGGTTATTGACTGAATTAATCACTCTTAGTTCTATATTTTTTTATTTAAATAAAATAAAAATTCAATTAGTCGGATTAAAATACTTTAATCCAAGATACTTAAAAGGATTGCTATTAACTTACTATAATAAATAA
- a CDS encoding GDP-L-fucose synthase family protein yields MDKNTKIYIAGHNGMVGSAIWRTLSAQGYRNLIGMSSKELDLINQQIVRDFIAKEKPDVIIDAAARVGGILANNDYPYQFIMENMQIQNNLIDSALQNNVKKFIFLGSSCIYPKLAPQPLKEDYLLTDSLEPTNEWYAIAKITGVKACQAIRKQYGKDYVSLMPTNLYGTNDNFDLNTSHVLPAMIRKFHEAKENNNAPVTLWGSGTPMREFLFVDDMAQAVVFALENTLPDYLYNIGTGEDLTIKSLAETIQKITGHKGEIIWDATKPDGTPRKLMDVSKMHDLGWRHKVELHDGIQKTYDWFLENQDTFKQVKM; encoded by the coding sequence ATGGATAAGAATACTAAAATATACATCGCTGGTCATAATGGAATGGTAGGAAGTGCCATTTGGAGAACATTATCTGCCCAAGGATATAGAAACTTGATAGGCATGTCTAGTAAGGAATTAGATCTTATAAATCAACAAATTGTTCGTGATTTTATTGCCAAAGAAAAACCAGATGTTATTATTGATGCAGCAGCACGTGTAGGGGGGATTTTGGCAAATAATGACTACCCCTATCAATTTATTATGGAGAACATGCAGATTCAAAATAATTTAATTGATTCTGCTTTACAGAATAATGTGAAAAAATTTATTTTTCTCGGCAGTTCTTGTATCTATCCCAAATTGGCCCCTCAGCCTTTAAAGGAAGATTATTTGTTGACTGATTCTCTTGAACCAACGAATGAATGGTACGCTATTGCAAAAATTACTGGCGTGAAAGCCTGTCAGGCCATTCGTAAACAATATGGGAAAGACTATGTGAGTTTGATGCCGACAAATTTGTACGGCACGAATGATAATTTTGATTTGAACACGTCACATGTTTTACCGGCGATGATCCGAAAATTTCATGAAGCAAAAGAAAATAATAATGCTCCTGTAACCCTGTGGGGTAGCGGAACGCCAATGCGCGAGTTCTTGTTTGTTGATGATATGGCTCAGGCAGTAGTTTTTGCCTTAGAAAACACATTGCCTGATTATTTGTACAATATAGGAACAGGTGAAGACTTAACAATAAAATCGCTTGCAGAAACCATCCAAAAAATTACAGGCCATAAAGGCGAAATTATCTGGGATGCCACTAAGCCAGATGGTACCCCGCGAAAACTGATGGATGTTTCAAAAATGCATGATTTAGGATGGAGGCATAAGGTTGAACTTCACGACGGAATTCAAAAAACATACGATTGGTTTTTGGAAAATCAGGATACTTTTAAACAAGTAAAAATGTAG
- a CDS encoding stealth family protein, which yields MGKIDFVILWVDGNEPNWQREFQAHSLKERGAKSSVRFRDWDNLQYWFRGVENYAPWVNNIFFITSGHVPNWLNLNAPNLKVINHSDYIPNDILPTFSSNTIEMYLHKIEELSEHFVLFNDDFFIINHVDKDRFFKKKFPCDISAFNVYHGRDLSTNNMCNIELLNKHFDKRKSLKKHFFKWFSIQNNKLLIRTLLLLPWPDFVGFYDHHLPQPFLKSTFKEVWEKEGDAISQSIKYRFRQRTNITQYLVRYWQLASGKYHCTNVFKDSVYFQIDQDNLNLAVNTIRNQSKKIIVLNDKENIDFENSKELINLAFSDILPLKSKFEI from the coding sequence ATGGGAAAAATTGATTTTGTAATTTTATGGGTGGATGGAAATGAACCGAATTGGCAAAGGGAATTTCAAGCACATTCTCTTAAAGAAAGAGGGGCTAAATCTTCCGTTAGATTCAGAGATTGGGATAATCTTCAATATTGGTTCAGAGGAGTCGAAAACTATGCACCATGGGTAAATAATATTTTCTTTATCACAAGTGGACATGTTCCAAATTGGTTAAATTTAAACGCTCCAAATCTGAAAGTGATAAATCATTCTGATTATATCCCAAATGATATTCTGCCCACATTCAGTTCTAATACAATAGAAATGTATCTTCACAAGATAGAAGAATTATCAGAACATTTTGTGCTATTTAATGATGATTTTTTCATTATAAACCATGTTGATAAAGATAGGTTTTTCAAAAAAAAATTTCCCTGTGATATTTCAGCATTTAATGTTTATCATGGAAGAGATTTATCCACTAATAACATGTGCAATATCGAATTACTGAACAAGCATTTTGATAAAAGAAAATCGTTAAAAAAGCATTTTTTCAAATGGTTCTCTATTCAAAATAATAAATTATTAATTAGAACACTTTTATTGTTACCATGGCCTGATTTTGTAGGATTTTATGATCATCATTTGCCGCAGCCTTTTCTGAAATCGACGTTTAAAGAAGTCTGGGAAAAGGAAGGGGATGCAATTTCCCAATCCATAAAGTATAGGTTCAGACAACGTACCAATATTACTCAATATTTAGTACGATATTGGCAGTTGGCTTCGGGAAAATATCATTGTACTAATGTTTTTAAAGACAGTGTTTATTTTCAAATAGATCAAGATAATTTGAATTTAGCAGTCAACACTATTCGAAATCAATCCAAAAAAATTATCGTTTTAAATGACAAAGAAAACATAGATTTTGAAAATAGTAAAGAACTTATCAATTTGGCTTTTAGCGATATTCTTCCTCTGAAATCGAAATTTGAAATTTAA
- the gmd gene encoding GDP-mannose 4,6-dehydratase: MSTQKIALITGITGQDGSYLAELLLEKGYQVHGVKRRASSFNTQRIDHIYQDQHENHVNFKLHYGDLTDSTNIIRIIQEVQPDEIYNLGAMSHVKVSFDSPEYVANVDGIGTLRILEAVRILGLEKKTRIYQASTSELYGGLAENKNEKGFYDENSPFYPRSPYGVAKIYGFWITKNYREAYNIFACNGILFNHESPRRGETFVTRKITMATAAIALGKQDCLYLGNLNSQRDWGHAKDYVEAMWRILQQDVAEDYVIATGVTTYIRDFVRYSFAEVGIELAFEGENENEIAKIVACNNPLYQLEIGKTVVQVDPQYYRPTEVDLLIGDPTKSKKLGWEPQYDLAALVKEMVESDLKVMK, from the coding sequence ATGAGCACACAAAAAATAGCACTTATAACTGGAATCACAGGTCAAGACGGATCCTATTTAGCTGAATTATTATTAGAAAAAGGATATCAGGTTCATGGTGTTAAAAGACGTGCATCTTCTTTTAATACACAAAGAATTGATCATATCTATCAAGACCAGCACGAGAATCATGTTAATTTTAAATTACATTACGGTGACTTAACCGATTCTACGAACATTATCCGAATCATTCAGGAAGTGCAGCCAGATGAGATTTATAATTTGGGAGCGATGTCCCATGTGAAAGTGTCTTTTGACTCTCCCGAATATGTGGCCAATGTGGATGGAATAGGGACTTTAAGAATATTGGAAGCCGTAAGAATTCTGGGACTGGAAAAGAAAACCAGAATCTATCAAGCCTCTACTTCTGAATTGTATGGAGGTTTGGCCGAAAATAAAAACGAGAAAGGATTCTACGATGAAAATTCTCCGTTTTATCCGCGTTCTCCTTATGGAGTTGCCAAAATATATGGTTTTTGGATCACTAAAAACTACCGTGAAGCCTATAATATCTTTGCTTGCAACGGGATTTTATTTAATCACGAATCGCCACGAAGAGGGGAAACTTTTGTGACCCGCAAAATTACGATGGCCACTGCCGCTATTGCTTTGGGCAAACAAGATTGTTTGTATTTAGGAAACCTGAACTCGCAAAGGGACTGGGGACATGCCAAAGATTATGTTGAAGCCATGTGGAGAATCCTACAGCAAGACGTGGCCGAAGACTATGTGATTGCTACTGGAGTAACTACTTATATTCGTGATTTTGTGCGTTATTCTTTTGCCGAAGTAGGCATAGAATTGGCTTTTGAAGGCGAAAATGAAAATGAAATTGCCAAAATTGTCGCCTGCAACAACCCATTGTACCAATTGGAAATAGGCAAAACCGTAGTGCAGGTAGACCCGCAATATTACCGACCTACAGAGGTTGATTTACTAATTGGCGATCCAACAAAATCTAAAAAACTGGGCTGGGAACCGCAATACGATTTGGCAGCTTTGGTGAAAGAGATGGTGGAGAGTGATTTGAAGGTGATGAAGTAA
- a CDS encoding glycerophosphodiester phosphodiesterase family protein yields MKKKLFFTAIFCFVLFPNCSAEDENSTPSKSEKIAEPIIIAKNSIVAHRGAWKKNNFPQNSIASLREAIRLNCKGSEFDIQLTADDSLVVCHDAQYNKLTIENSKYSDLVTFKLSNGEKLPTLREYIIAGKQNNTTTLMYCEFKNYNLNASRKKVFLSKTLECVSKLNAQQYMAYLSFDFDLLKQLRLLDAYADIQNSDSNASIELLKTNNFSGVSYDYLTYINHPDWIESAQKNKLKLTVYTDYNDSNGTNYYLNKKFDAITTDEPESAIKSQAEYNQNLNTRGFNNTKLDLKLLENPTSNLISLQSNLVLEDDLKINVIDESGKIVGTKAFPKGTSTWFFETDTLKNGIYFLKISEQNSSKTIKVIINK; encoded by the coding sequence ATGAAGAAAAAATTATTTTTTACAGCAATTTTTTGTTTTGTTCTATTTCCTAATTGCTCTGCTGAAGATGAAAATAGTACGCCCAGTAAGTCTGAAAAAATAGCAGAACCAATAATAATTGCCAAAAATTCTATTGTGGCACATCGAGGTGCCTGGAAAAAAAACAATTTCCCTCAAAACTCGATTGCTTCATTAAGAGAAGCTATTAGATTGAATTGTAAAGGATCTGAATTTGATATACAGTTAACCGCTGATGATTCTTTAGTAGTTTGCCATGACGCTCAATATAATAAACTAACAATTGAAAATTCAAAATATTCCGACTTAGTTACTTTTAAACTCTCAAACGGAGAAAAACTTCCAACACTAAGAGAATATATAATTGCTGGAAAACAAAATAATACAACAACACTGATGTATTGTGAATTTAAGAATTATAATTTGAATGCATCTAGAAAAAAGGTATTTCTTTCAAAAACATTAGAATGTGTTAGTAAATTAAATGCACAACAATATATGGCTTACCTTTCTTTTGATTTTGACTTATTAAAACAGTTGCGACTATTGGATGCCTATGCCGATATTCAAAATAGTGACTCTAATGCAAGTATAGAACTACTTAAAACAAACAATTTCTCAGGAGTTAGTTATGACTATTTAACATATATCAATCATCCTGATTGGATTGAAAGTGCTCAAAAGAATAAATTGAAATTAACAGTATATACTGACTATAATGATTCTAATGGGACAAATTATTATTTAAATAAAAAATTCGATGCTATCACAACAGATGAGCCTGAATCAGCAATAAAATCTCAAGCAGAATATAATCAAAATTTAAATACGAGGGGTTTTAATAATACAAAATTAGATTTAAAACTATTGGAAAACCCAACCTCTAATTTAATTTCGCTTCAATCCAATTTAGTATTGGAAGATGACTTAAAAATTAATGTAATTGATGAATCAGGCAAAATAGTGGGGACCAAAGCTTTTCCAAAAGGAACTTCCACTTGGTTCTTTGAGACAGACACACTCAAAAATGGTATTTATTTCTTAAAAATATCTGAACAGAATAGTTCTAAAACTATTAAAGTGATTATAAACAAATAG